From Leopardus geoffroyi isolate Oge1 chromosome B4, O.geoffroyi_Oge1_pat1.0, whole genome shotgun sequence, a single genomic window includes:
- the TPI1 gene encoding triosephosphate isomerase produces the protein MAEGGEKAEFCLTALYISGQWQRLRGDTDLQCVSFSAMAPSRKFFVGGNWKMNGRKKNLGELITTLNAAKVPADTEVVCAPPTAYIDFARQKLDPKIAVAAQNCYKVTNGAFTGEISPGMIKDCGATWVVLGHSERRHVFGESDELIGQKVAHALAEGLGVIACIGEKLDEREAGITEKVVFEQTKVIADNVKDWSKVVLAYEPVWAIGTGKTATPQQAQEVHEKLRGWLKSNVSDAVAQSTRIIYGGSVTGATCKELASQPDVDGFLVGGASLKPEFVDIINAKQ, from the exons ATGGCCGAGGGCGGGGAGAAGGCGGAGTTCTGCCTCACGGCCCTCTATATAAGCGGGCAGTGGCAGCGGCTGCGCGGTGATACTGACCTTCAGTGTGTCAGTTTCAGCGCCATGGCGCCCTCCAGGAAGTTCTTCGTCGGGGGGAACTGGAAGATGAATGGGCGGAAGAAAAACCTGGGGGAACTCATCACCACTCTGAACGCGGCCAAGGTGCCGGCCGACACCG AAGTGGTTTGTGCACCCCCCACCGCCTACATCGACTTTGCCAGGCAGAAGCTAGATCCCAAGATTGCTGTGGCTGCGCAGAACTGCTACAAAGTGACTAATGGAGCCTTTACTGGGGAGATCAG CCCTGGCATGATCAAAGACTGTGGAGCCACGTGGGTAGTCCTGGGGCACTCGGAGAGAAGGCATGTCTTTGGGGAGTCTGATGAG CTGATTGGACAGAAAGTGGCCCACGCCCTGGCGGAGGGACTTGGAGTAATTGCTTGCATCGGGGAGAAGCTAGATGAGAGGGAAGCTGGCATCACTGAGAAGGTCGTTTTCGAGCAAACCAAGGTCATCGCAG ATAATGTCAAGGACTGGAGCAAGGTTGTCCTGGCCTATGAGCCTGTTTGGGCCATTGGTACTGGCAAGACTGCAACACCCCAACAG GCCCAGGAAGTACATGAAAAGCTCCGGGGATGGCTTAAGTCCAATGTCTCTGACGCGGTGGCTCAGAGCACCCGTATCATCTATGGAG GTTCTGTGACTGGGGCAACCTGCAAGGAACTGGCAAGCCAGCCTGATGTGGATGGCTTCCTCGTGGGCGGGGCTTCCCTCAAGCCTGAGTTTGTGGATATCATCAATGCCAAACAATAA
- the SPSB2 gene encoding SPRY domain-containing SOCS box protein 2, with the protein MGQTALAGGGSSTPTPQTLYPDLSCPEGLEELLSAPPPDLGAQQRHGWNPKDCSENIEVKEGGLCFERRPVAQSTDGARGKKGYSRGLHAWEISWPREQRGTHAVVGVATALAPLQVDHYAALLGSNSESWGWDIGRGKLYHQSKGFGAPQYPARPQGEQLEVPERLLVVLDMEEGTLGYAIGGTYLGPAFRGLKGRTLYPAVSAVWGQCQVRISYLGGRRAEPHSLLHLSRLCVRHALGDTRLGQVSALPLPPAMKRYLLYQ; encoded by the exons ATGGGCCAGACGGCCCTGGCAGGGGGCGgcagcagcacccccaccccacagaccTTGTACCCTGACCTCTCCTGTCCCGAGGGCTTGGAGGAGCTGCTGTCTGCTCCCCCTCCTGATCTGGGAGCCCAACAGCGCCACGGCTGGAACCCCAAGGACTGCTCGGAGAACATCGAGGTCAAGGAAGGGGGGTTATGCTTCGAGCGGCGGCCCGTGGCCCAGAGCACTGATGGGGCCCGGGGTAAGAAGGGCTACTCGAGGGGCCTGCACGCCTGGGAGATCAGCTGGCCCCGGGAGCAGAGGGGTACCCACGCCGTGGTGGGCGTGGCCACGGCCCTGGCCCCGCTGCAGGTTGACCACTATGCGGCGCTGCTGGGCAGCAACAGCGAGTCGTGGGGCTGGGACATCGGGCGGGGGAAGCTGTACCATCAGAGCAAGGGGTTCGGGGCCCCCCAGTATCCAGCCAGACCTCAGGGTGAGCAGCTGGAGGTGCCGGAGAGGCTGCTGGTGGTTCTGGACATGGAGGAGGGAACTCTGGGCTACGCTATTGGGGGCACCTACCTGGGGCCAGCCTTCCGAGGACTGAAGGGCAGGACCCTCTATCCGGCAGTAAGCGCTGTCTGGGGCCAGTGCCAGGTCCGCATCAGCTACCTGGGCGGAAGGAGAG cgGAGCCACACTCCCTTCTGCACCTGAGCCGCCTGTGTGTGCGCCACGCCCTGGGGGATACCCGGCTTGGCCAGGTATCTGCTCTGCCCTTGCCCCCTGCCATGAAGCGCTACCTGCTCTACCAGTGA